The Chitinophaga pinensis DSM 2588 region CATTGTATCAATTTAGAAGTCACCCAATTATATGTCTTTTGAGGAGAAAAAAAAGAGAGTTGCTTAAAAAAGTGAAAATCTTGGGTTAAAAAAAGATTAGATGCTAGTGTATCACTCTGCTTCTGCAAAAGAAATATATTAGAGTTGCCTCCCTTTATTGGAGGCATAGGTGAACCAAAATACAATGCCGGAAAATAATATACATATGGGCCTAACTCACCATTTAACTTACTCTTATTCCAGCTCAATTTTGCTTTAAAAATCCCATTCCATTTATTAGATTCTTTGAGCCCAGATATGAGAATAGAATCATTTAGACTAAAATTCTCAAGTTTACAAGCTAGTCTTAATACCACTTTCTGCTCTGTCCCCCAGCCATCCGTTAAACAGACTGCCTTATTATTTCCTTTCGGATCGACAAGCCATAGGTCATATCTATCATATATTATTACGGCGTTTTCATCCTTAGTCCATCCTCCAAAATCAAATTGTATTGGCCGACGAAGACCCATATCTCTGAAGTCCCTTCTTGAAGATATTCCTTCCGTTAGATCTATCGTATTCTTACTATTGATCTCATAACAATAAATATGTTGCGTAATTGTATCCATATACAATACATACTTTTCAGAACGCGACATATCCCAATAACCATACCTAGAAGAATCTGGCATGAATCGAATTTCCTTATTTCTAGAAATGTCAAATAATCGACAATATGACGTTTCCTCATTATTCCAATAAGCATCATCTTCATTTGTTATTCTTCTTTTTACAACATAATTCCCGCGAGGATAATTCACCAAAGTAGAATCCAAATGTTCAAGTTGGATGAACCTTTTCTCCTTACGTAACCAAACACCAATATAAGATTGAGATGTCTCCTCATTTAAATGCAAAAGCTGTTGAGATTGTAACCACCGATCTTTATAGTGCCAAATATTCAACCTATCAGTAAAAATTTTCTGATTGATTATCTCATTTTTTCTTCTTCTCAATTTAAGAAATAAAAAATTATCATCATTGCCAAACCAGGGCTTTTCATCTGATATATAATAGCCATTTGCAAAATTTGCTATTTTAATGATACCACACTTTTCAATACGCCCATTCACTTTTTTATATATAGATACTATATTACTATCAGCAAGCTTCGAATTAAACGCAACTAAATCTCCTTTTTCACTAAAAGATATATCACTTTGAATGACTTCATAGCTACAAAATGTCTTACTCTCATTTTTTAAATTAAAATAAAAAAGACTATCATTGATTTGTCCCCAACAAGCATCGTCATTAATATCAAATTGAAATCTACTAACTTTCTTAAAAATCTGCTCTTTATAATTTATCAAATTCTTCACGATGATACAGGTATCAAAAAAAATAGCTGCCCATTTTTTTTGGGGAGAACATATAAAACTCTTTGCATTTTGATACCCATGCAACTTATTTCTCTCCAAATCAAATACGCTCACAGATTTTGCATGCCTAAAAATCACACATCGACTATCAATCGAAAAAACGGCACCTCGAGAATCATCAAAGGCTCTTCGAGAAGTCCCATCACGTGATAAGATAATAAGAGAATCACCCACCGCAGATAGATTCTCATACCAAATGTATCTTCCATTATTGGAAATATCATATTGTCCAAGAGTTTGCCAAGATTTAATTGACTCATAGTCAAAAACTAATTTTTGCGCAACCGCATTAGAGCAAGCAAAAAAAAGAATAATAAACAGAACTATTGGGTTATATTGAACCTTATAATAACAAGACGCGATCTTCATATCAAAAATAAAATAGAATTTAAATACCCAATATCATAACCAAGTGTAAAAATTAGTTTGGAAATAGCAACTATTTTCTAAAATCGAGTTTATTTAAAAATTTTAGTTTGAAGGATAACCAGCATTTTGAATGAGGTTAACATTGTATCGCAAGTCATATAATGGAATTGGGAAAAGCTGTTTATAAGAAACCCAAGTACCTCCTTTATGAGGTGAGACGCCAGTCATTACTTGATCGATTTCACCTATTCTTTTCAGATCAAACCAACGATGCCCCCATTCAGCGAAAAGCTCAACTTGTCGCTCATGATAAATCTGATTTAATAACCTATCTGTTGAACCTAGTTGTATTTCTTTAAGGCCAGCTCTAATACGAATAATATCCAGATCGGCTTTTGCTTGTGACAATTTATTTAAATGCACCCTTGACTCCGCTCTTATAAGATATTGTTCTGCGACTCTTAGAACAGTCAAGTACTCTTTGGATACATCATTTCTACTGTAATACTTATATTTTGATATATACAAATATTCTGTCTTTGTCGATGTATCTTGGGCAATTCCTAGCCATTTATTCTTTCTTTGATCATCTATTTCAAATGCGTGATTTAAGAAATCACTTACCCAAACAGGATTAAAATACTGATCTGGTTTACCATTTATCAAAGTGAACATTTCAGCATCTAATGTATTCAATCGAATTCCATCTGACACCGGTTGAAGCTGCCATATAGATTCTTTACTATTCTTAGCAAATACCTCATTTAAAGCTACTGTATCATAATAAGATTTTTGGCTTAGTACTTCAGTAGATTTTAATTCAGCATTTATCCAATCTTGCTTATACAAATAAACTCTAGCAAGCATGGCTTTTGCGCTAAATTTGTTAGGTCGAACTCGATCAATACTAATATTTCTGACATTAGCTTCCAAATAATTACTGCTTAAAAAAGTCTCTGCATCAAGAAGATCCTTAATGATTTGGTCATATACTTTATTTCTATCTACACGTGCCGCTTTACTATTTAACTTATAATCTCCAGTGAGAAGTAAAGGTACATCTCCATACATGTTCACTAAATAAAAATAAATAAATCCACGTAAGAAATACGCTTCCCCTAGAAGATGTTTTTTAACATCAGGAGACAATTTTTCGGAAAATCCAATAGCCTCCAGCGCGATATTAATACGATAAATAAACTTGTAATATACCGACCAAAAATCATACGGATATGTATTGGTATACATATCATTAAATGAGCTAATTGGCAAAGCATTAAATTCGTCTGCAGCCAGTCCACAAAATAAAGATATTCCTGTTCTTCCTTGTGCAAATCCTTCTCCTTGCCTTTGTAGATCAAAAAAAACACCTGTCAATACTCCTGCTGCTCCACTATTAGATGAATATACAAAATTGGCGGCTACTTTATCAGGCGGATCTCCAACATCCAAAAATTTAGTACATGCACAAATAAATAGACATAAAATAGCAATGCAAAGTATCTTAACTATATTATTCATACTTAGTGATTTTAAAAACTCATCTGAAATCCTGCATTCAATACTCTAAGTGGAGGGATTACATCTACGGACTGAGTTTCAGGATCCCATCCTTTATATTTTGTTATAGTAAATAAATTTTGGCCTTGAATGTATATTCTACACATCTTTAAATGTAAGTTATTGAGCAATTTCTCAGGCATTAACCATGATAACATAACATTCTTACATCTCAGGAAAGAGGCATCTGCATATCCACTATTACTTGCACGAACCCAGAATGCATAGTTATCATACAGAGCAAGGTTTTGACTAACTTTTTGAAAAACAGCAACATCGCCAGGTTTACGCCATCTGTTAACTATTGATTGCGGCTGATTTCTAATTTCGCCAGGGATCCAATTAGGGTCATATTCACTATTTCTGCCTACCTGCTTTGTAAACTGGAAAAAAACATCAATCTGAAATTGTTTTATCTTTATGTTATTTTGTATCCCTCCAAAAAAATCAATAGCTGGATTAATAAGACTATATCCCCCATCAGCATCTATCGCATCTACAGGTTTACCTTCACTATTTGCAAATTGATAAGCCCCTGTTTCTTCATTAACACCCAGTGATTTATATGTAAGAATCTCTGACAAAGGCCTACCAATCCGCTTAGTGCCCAAAATATTCTGATAATCAGTCACTAATTTATTTCGACTTCTAGAAAAATTAATTGACGTTGCCCATTCAATCTTTTGGGATTTAACATTTTGACTAGTTAGCACAAGTTCGATTCCACTATTACGAATAGCTATAGGAAGATTTCCCGTAAGTGTAGAGGCTCCTGATATAATGGGAACATCATAGCTTAAAAGTTGATTATTCGAATAATTATTATAATAGCTCGAGTTTATAAGAATTTTATCCTTCAAAAAACCTAATTCCAACGCTATTTCAGTCTTACGTGTACGCTCCCACGCAAAATCAGGATTATATAGTCCTTGAACACGCAAGCCTTTTTCACCTTGATATAAATTTTCCACAAATTTATACTGATCTAAATATTGATAATCTCCAATTTGGTCATTACCTGTAATACCATAGCTTCCTCTTAACTTTCCAAAACTCAATATTGAAAAATTTTCTTTAATTAAACTCTCCTCAGAAAATAGCCACCCAATACCCAATGATCCAAAATTCGAAAATTGATTTCGTGGACCAAATCGACTGCTTCCATCTCTTCTCAACGTAAAATTAATTATATATTTATCCCTTAAGTTATATCCAAATCGTCCAAAGAAAGCTAAATACTTATACTTACGTCCTATACCACTTATTGTATATGACTTTGCCGCACCAGGATAACGAACAAGAGCATCCTGTAAAATACCGTCGGTATATAGCAACTTACCATCTGAGGAACTTCCAAGTAACGTTGCTCCCAACAGAATATTTATCTGACTTTTACCAAGACTTCTATGAAAAGTAAGTTGCGGTTCTGTAATCCAGTTGGTGGATTTAACATCTGTGTATGCTCCAGACGCTGTAGCCGTCGAAGCTTGCTCAGGAGGTAGCCCAGCAATTAAATAAGCAGAAAATGTATTGTTCCTTGTTTCTGTGTAACCTAAATTTGCCTTTAAAACTAGTCCTTCAATAACTCTGTAACTTAAGTCAATATTTCCAACCAAGTTATTAACCTTGCCATCAACCATATTCGTCATTAATTGCGCATATGGATTATCCCAAGTTGAATTCGCCCAATTAAGAGTGCCATCGAGATTATACCCACTAGGAGCGTTAGGTGGTAAGCTTATTTTAGTTGCAAAATCAAATCCCGGAAAATTGGTTTTGTCTATGGTATAGTTTCCTGTAATAGATGCTCTTAATCTTTGATCAGGAGAATTACCTGTTATATTAAAATGGACACCTCCTCGATTACTTGAAAAATCTCCTGGAAATATTGTTGTTTCTCTGTGAAAATTTCCTCCAAGAAGATACTGAACAGAGCTTACCCCTCCAGAAAAACTAAGTTGTCCATCTGTATAGCTGGCTGTTCGGCCTAACAATTCCTTTTGCCAATCAACATAACTCGCTGTATCCCATAAAATTAAATCCGGCGCATTTTGCAAAGAAGGAGCCATATCATCATTTCTAAATGCCTCTCTTCTCATATCTAGATACTGCTGAGTATCTAATAATTTCCTTTTCCTGGGAAGATTTTGTAATCCCCTATTTAAACTTACGTCAATTTTTGTTTCACCAATCCTTCCTTTTTTCGTGGTAATCAGTACAACGCCATTCGC contains the following coding sequences:
- a CDS encoding alpha/beta hydrolase family protein — its product is MKIASCYYKVQYNPIVLFIILFFACSNAVAQKLVFDYESIKSWQTLGQYDISNNGRYIWYENLSAVGDSLIILSRDGTSRRAFDDSRGAVFSIDSRCVIFRHAKSVSVFDLERNKLHGYQNAKSFICSPQKKWAAIFFDTCIIVKNLINYKEQIFKKVSRFQFDINDDACWGQINDSLFYFNLKNESKTFCSYEVIQSDISFSEKGDLVAFNSKLADSNIVSIYKKVNGRIEKCGIIKIANFANGYYISDEKPWFGNDDNFLFLKLRRRKNEIINQKIFTDRLNIWHYKDRWLQSQQLLHLNEETSQSYIGVWLRKEKRFIQLEHLDSTLVNYPRGNYVVKRRITNEDDAYWNNEETSYCRLFDISRNKEIRFMPDSSRYGYWDMSRSEKYVLYMDTITQHIYCYEINSKNTIDLTEGISSRRDFRDMGLRRPIQFDFGGWTKDENAVIIYDRYDLWLVDPKGNNKAVCLTDGWGTEQKVVLRLACKLENFSLNDSILISGLKESNKWNGIFKAKLSWNKSKLNGELGPYVYYFPALYFGSPMPPIKGGNSNIFLLQKQSDTLASNLFLTQDFHFFKQLSFFSPQKTYNWVTSKLIQWTALDGSNRMGILYKPENFDSTKKYPIIFNYYELRSNECFKFLRPGLSVGGLNIPWYVSRGYLVFVPDIWGHSIYRGESALSSIVSAANYLTAKYNWIDAKKMALQGHSFGGFETNYIVSHSDLFAAAQASAGPSDFISGFGAIGFGGRSLANLHEEGQLNLRATPWDRPDIYVETSPLFNVKKISTPLLLMHNTQDFSVPIAQSIELYMAMRRLKKRVWLLEYDQEEHTLSNIDNMLDFTIRQQQFFDYYLKQSFPPYWMTTGVPANVKGYISGLDLDSSKAQP
- a CDS encoding RagB/SusD family nutrient uptake outer membrane protein, coding for MNNIVKILCIAILCLFICACTKFLDVGDPPDKVAANFVYSSNSGAAGVLTGVFFDLQRQGEGFAQGRTGISLFCGLAADEFNALPISSFNDMYTNTYPYDFWSVYYKFIYRINIALEAIGFSEKLSPDVKKHLLGEAYFLRGFIYFYLVNMYGDVPLLLTGDYKLNSKAARVDRNKVYDQIIKDLLDAETFLSSNYLEANVRNISIDRVRPNKFSAKAMLARVYLYKQDWINAELKSTEVLSQKSYYDTVALNEVFAKNSKESIWQLQPVSDGIRLNTLDAEMFTLINGKPDQYFNPVWVSDFLNHAFEIDDQRKNKWLGIAQDTSTKTEYLYISKYKYYSRNDVSKEYLTVLRVAEQYLIRAESRVHLNKLSQAKADLDIIRIRAGLKEIQLGSTDRLLNQIYHERQVELFAEWGHRWFDLKRIGEIDQVMTGVSPHKGGTWVSYKQLFPIPLYDLRYNVNLIQNAGYPSN
- a CDS encoding SusC/RagA family TonB-linked outer membrane protein gives rise to the protein MSVFLLWFSFSAFSEIDQTGKQKVTVIAKNETLESVFKQIEKQTGLRFMYSTDAVNVNEIVSVEFEKMMLDDVLRETLGRRGIRWVYRQHIVSLISLDTQFTTKHSTSDKYVNVSGKIIDNKGNPIPGATILIKGSNKGTKSDSDGSFLLVGVSDNSMLIVRHIGFGYKEVEVTQKTLIIRLDELPGVLDETVVVGYGIITPRFNTGNVISIKSDEIARSPVSDPLLALQGKVPGMVITQTTGLSGGQVKVQIRGQNSLKNGTIPLFIVDGVPYQPVVSAPVGGTYGALGTVISALNFINPRDIESIDVLKDADATSIYGARGANGVVLITTKKGRIGETKIDVSLNRGLQNLPRKRKLLDTQQYLDMRREAFRNDDMAPSLQNAPDLILWDTASYVDWQKELLGRTASYTDGQLSFSGGVSSVQYLLGGNFHRETTIFPGDFSSNRGGVHFNITGNSPDQRLRASITGNYTIDKTNFPGFDFATKISLPPNAPSGYNLDGTLNWANSTWDNPYAQLMTNMVDGKVNNLVGNIDLSYRVIEGLVLKANLGYTETRNNTFSAYLIAGLPPEQASTATASGAYTDVKSTNWITEPQLTFHRSLGKSQINILLGATLLGSSSDGKLLYTDGILQDALVRYPGAAKSYTISGIGRKYKYLAFFGRFGYNLRDKYIINFTLRRDGSSRFGPRNQFSNFGSLGIGWLFSEESLIKENFSILSFGKLRGSYGITGNDQIGDYQYLDQYKFVENLYQGEKGLRVQGLYNPDFAWERTRKTEIALELGFLKDKILINSSYYNNYSNNQLLSYDVPIISGASTLTGNLPIAIRNSGIELVLTSQNVKSQKIEWATSINFSRSRNKLVTDYQNILGTKRIGRPLSEILTYKSLGVNEETGAYQFANSEGKPVDAIDADGGYSLINPAIDFFGGIQNNIKIKQFQIDVFFQFTKQVGRNSEYDPNWIPGEIRNQPQSIVNRWRKPGDVAVFQKVSQNLALYDNYAFWVRASNSGYADASFLRCKNVMLSWLMPEKLLNNLHLKMCRIYIQGQNLFTITKYKGWDPETQSVDVIPPLRVLNAGFQMSF